The following coding sequences lie in one Streptomyces albofaciens JCM 4342 genomic window:
- a CDS encoding lysozyme, with protein sequence MARDHDHQPGAQRPPRAPQHPHPHPHPQHPHPPRPRRRRLTAASLALGALTAVLYAAVPAPPAAEAAGKPLGHDVSSHQGAVDWRDVRAKGGRFVYIKATESDWYHNPHFWRQYRGARKAGLLRGAYHFGVPSASSGTAQARHFLRHGGGWKADGRTLPPALDIEHNPYAPERACFGMSRAALVRWIRGFSNEVLRQTGRRPVIYTTARWWNGCTGGSRAFAATHPLWLANWHSTPGKLPAGWAYPSFWQYANHGALPGDQNKWNGTAAQLRRFARG encoded by the coding sequence ATGGCCCGTGACCACGATCACCAGCCCGGCGCGCAGCGCCCGCCGCGCGCCCCGCAGCACCCGCACCCACACCCGCACCCACAGCACCCCCACCCGCCGCGCCCGAGGCGCCGCCGCCTCACCGCCGCCTCGCTCGCCCTCGGCGCGCTGACCGCGGTCCTGTACGCCGCCGTACCCGCACCGCCCGCCGCCGAGGCCGCGGGCAAGCCGCTCGGCCACGACGTCTCCTCCCACCAGGGCGCCGTCGACTGGCGGGACGTACGGGCGAAGGGCGGCCGGTTCGTCTACATCAAGGCCACGGAGTCGGACTGGTACCACAACCCGCACTTCTGGCGGCAGTACCGCGGCGCGCGCAAAGCCGGCCTGCTGCGCGGCGCGTACCACTTCGGGGTGCCGAGCGCGTCCTCCGGAACCGCGCAGGCGCGGCACTTCCTGCGCCACGGCGGCGGATGGAAGGCGGACGGCCGGACGCTGCCGCCGGCCCTGGACATCGAGCACAATCCGTACGCCCCGGAGCGGGCGTGCTTCGGCATGAGCCGCGCGGCGCTGGTCCGGTGGATCCGCGGGTTCAGCAACGAGGTGCTGCGGCAGACCGGACGGCGACCGGTGATCTACACGACGGCGCGGTGGTGGAACGGCTGCACCGGCGGCAGCCGGGCGTTCGCCGCCACCCACCCGCTGTGGCTGGCGAACTGGCACAGCACGCCCGGCAAGCTGCCGGCCGGCTGGGCGTACCCGAGCTTCTGGCAGTACGCGAACCACGGCGCGCTGCCGGGCGACCAGAACAAGTGGAACGGCACGGCCGCCCAGCTACGGCGCTTCGCCCGGGGCTGA
- a CDS encoding class II aldolase/adducin family protein gives MTDREAIDRAWRELVATARRTVADGLVVGTSGNVSVRVGDLVLVTPSGVPYDRLGPGDLTAVGLDGSPARGTLRPTSELPMHLAVYRATGARAVVHTHAAHATAVSTLVTELPPVHYMTAALGGPVRVAPYALYGTEELAENMLAALRGRTGCLLRNHGTIVYGDTLDEAYDRTAQLEWMCRVWLAASSLPGREPALLTPEQVAAAGERLRGYGQPG, from the coding sequence ATGACGGACCGGGAAGCCATCGACCGCGCCTGGCGCGAGCTGGTCGCCACCGCCCGCCGCACGGTCGCCGACGGGCTGGTCGTCGGCACCTCCGGCAATGTCTCCGTGCGCGTCGGCGACCTCGTCCTGGTCACGCCCAGCGGCGTCCCCTACGACCGGCTCGGGCCCGGCGACCTCACCGCGGTCGGCCTCGACGGGAGCCCCGCGCGCGGCACGCTCCGGCCGACCAGCGAGCTGCCCATGCACCTGGCCGTCTACCGCGCCACCGGCGCCCGCGCCGTCGTGCACACCCACGCCGCACACGCCACCGCCGTCTCCACCCTCGTCACCGAACTCCCGCCCGTGCACTACATGACCGCGGCCCTCGGCGGCCCCGTCCGCGTCGCGCCGTACGCCCTGTACGGCACGGAAGAGTTGGCCGAGAACATGCTCGCCGCACTGCGCGGCCGCACCGGCTGCCTCCTGCGGAACCACGGCACCATCGTGTACGGGGACACCCTTGACGAGGCGTACGACCGCACCGCCCAGCTGGAGTGGATGTGCCGCGTCTGGCTCGCCGCCAGCTCGCTGCCCGGCCGCGAGCCCGCGCTGCTGACGCCGGAACAGGTCGCCGCGGCCGGCGAGCGGCTGCGCGGTTACGGGCAGCCCGGCTGA
- a CDS encoding alpha/beta hydrolase, translating into MRLGTAAAAAATTVIGAGAAAVAAGRYASDMVLKPAPDRPLPGDPRLTVHSTGPGRITLTRSLASLRPGTYGLTGAGGHAVVGPVLDDVPHPADTVVRRLERITHGTLRPGARMRLTPQVHIGNPRDALGLDCADVDIPGELGALPAWFVPGARETWVITVHGLGTTREHPMVLMPFLSDQRLPVLDLAYRNDIGAPPTADGISHLGDSEWRDLDAAIRYAVRYGAERVVLHGWSTGASMALRAAANSGLRDRIAGLVLDSPVLDWQATVRALAAAHRTPRPLLPLAVRAAEGSTGLHADRLADAWVPDLLTVPTLLIHGPDDTLAPWSSSREFAARRPDLITLHPVPHAPHAAMWNADPGRYEETLRRFLTPLM; encoded by the coding sequence ATGCGTCTGGGTACTGCGGCGGCAGCGGCCGCCACCACGGTGATCGGTGCCGGCGCGGCCGCGGTGGCGGCCGGCCGGTACGCCAGCGACATGGTCCTCAAACCCGCGCCCGACCGGCCGTTGCCGGGCGACCCCCGGCTCACGGTGCACTCCACCGGCCCCGGGCGGATCACGCTGACCCGCAGCCTCGCCTCACTGCGGCCCGGTACGTACGGCCTGACCGGCGCGGGCGGCCACGCGGTCGTCGGCCCGGTGCTGGACGATGTGCCGCACCCCGCCGACACGGTCGTCCGCCGCCTGGAGCGGATCACCCACGGCACCCTCCGGCCGGGCGCCCGGATGCGGCTGACGCCCCAGGTGCACATCGGCAACCCGCGCGACGCGCTGGGCCTCGACTGCGCCGATGTCGACATTCCCGGCGAACTGGGCGCCCTGCCCGCGTGGTTCGTGCCGGGCGCCCGGGAGACCTGGGTGATCACCGTGCACGGCCTGGGCACCACCCGCGAGCACCCCATGGTGCTCATGCCGTTCCTCAGCGATCAGCGGCTGCCCGTCCTGGACCTGGCCTACCGCAACGACATCGGCGCCCCGCCCACCGCCGACGGCATCAGCCACCTCGGCGACTCCGAATGGCGCGACCTGGACGCCGCGATCCGCTACGCGGTCCGGTACGGCGCGGAGCGCGTCGTCCTGCACGGCTGGTCCACCGGCGCGTCGATGGCCCTGCGCGCCGCCGCCAACTCCGGACTGCGCGACCGCATCGCCGGCCTGGTCCTGGACTCCCCGGTCCTGGACTGGCAGGCCACCGTCCGGGCCCTGGCCGCCGCCCACCGCACCCCGCGCCCGCTGCTGCCGCTGGCGGTGCGCGCCGCCGAGGGCAGCACCGGCCTGCACGCCGACCGGCTGGCCGACGCCTGGGTCCCGGACCTGCTCACGGTGCCGACCCTGCTGATCCACGGCCCCGACGACACGCTCGCCCCGTGGTCCTCCTCCCGGGAATTCGCCGCCCGCCGCCCCGACCTGATCACCCTTCACCCGGTACCGCACGCGCCCCACGCGGCCATGTGGAACGCGGACCCGGGCCGGTACGAGGAAACGTTGCGCCGGTTTCTCACGCCGTTGATGTGA